From Nicotiana tomentosiformis unplaced genomic scaffold, ASM39032v3 Un00041, whole genome shotgun sequence, the proteins below share one genomic window:
- the LOC117281259 gene encoding NAD(P)H-quinone oxidoreductase subunit K, chloroplastic: MGNEFRRIGCICIYRSFHFRAYLNYWFSLCMAKGGIGMVLAPEYSDNKKKNGKNKIETVMNSIQFPLLDRTAQNSVISTTLNDLSNWSRLSSLWPLLYGTSCCFIEFASLIGSRFDFDRYGLVPRSSPRQADLILTAGTVTMKMAPSLVRLYEQMPEPKYVIAMGACTITGGMFSTDSYSTVRGVDKLIPVDVYLPGCPPKPEAVIDAITKLRKKISRELYEDRIRSQRANRYFTTNHKFHVQHSIHTGNYDQRVLYQPPFTSEIPTEIFFKYKNSVSSPELVN; encoded by the coding sequence ATGGGCAATGAGTTTCGACGTATTGGGTGTATCTGTATTTATAGAAGCTTTCATTTTCGTGCTTATCTTAATTATTGGTTTAGTTTATGCATGGCGAAAGGGGGCATTGGAATGGTCTTAGCTCCTGAATATTCAGACAATAAAaagaaaaacggaaaaaataaGATTGAGACAGTTATGAATTCCATTCAGTTTCCTTTACTTGATCGAACAGCccaaaattcagttatttcaacTACATTAAATGATCTTTCAAATTGGTCAAGACTCTCTAGTTTATGGCCGCTTCTCTATGGTACCAGTTGTTGCTTCATTGAATTTGCTTCACTAATAGGCTCACGCTTCGACTTTGATCGTTATGGACTAGTACCAAGATCGAGTCCTAGACAAGCGGATCTAATTTTAACAGCCGGAACAGTAACAATGAAAATGGCCCCCTCTTTAGTGAGATTATATGAGCAAATGCCTGAACCAAAATATGTTATTGCTATGGGAGCCTGTACAATTACAGGCGGGATGTTCAGTACCGATTCTTATAGTACTGTTCGGGGAGTCGATAAGCTAATTCCTGTAGATGTATATTTGCCAGGTTGCCCACCTAAACCGGAAGCGGTTATAGATGCTATAACAAAACTTCGTAAGAAAATATCTCGAGAACTCTATGAAGATCGAATTAGGTCTCAACGAGCGAATCGGTATTTTACTACCAATCACAAGTTTCATGTTCAACACAGTATTCATACGGGAAATTATGATCAAAGAGTTCTTTATCAACCGCCATTTACTTCAGAGATCCCTACGGAAATCTTTTTCAAATACAAAAATTCAGTATCTTCCCCCGAATTAGTGAATTAG
- the LOC117281261 gene encoding NAD(P)H-quinone oxidoreductase subunit J, chloroplastic: MQGRLSAWLVKHGLIHRSLGFDYQGIETLQIKPEDWHSIAVIFYVYGYNYLRSQCAYDVAPGGLLASVYHLTRIEDGVDQPEEVCIKVFASRRNPRIPSVFWVWKSVDFQERESYDMLGISYDNHPRLKRILMPESWIGWPLRKDYIAPNFYEIQDAH, from the coding sequence ATGCAGGGTCGTTTGTCTGCTTGGCTAGTTAAGCATGGGCTAATTCATAGATCTTTGGGCTTTGATTACCAAGGAATAGAGACTTTACAAATAAAGCCCGAGGATTGGCATTCCATTGCTGTCATTTTTTATGTATATGGGTACAACTATCTCCGCTCTCAATGTGCCTATGATGTAGCGCCTGGCGGGCTGTTAGCTAGTGTGTATCATCTTACGAGAATAGAGGATGGTGTGGATCAACCAGAAGAGGTATGCATAAAAGTATTTGCCTCCAGGAGGAATCCTAGAATTCCGTCTGTTTTCTGGGTTTGGAAAAGTGTGGATTTTCAAGAACGAGAATCATATGATATGTTGGGAATCTCTTATGATAATCATCCACGCTTGAAACGTATCTTAATGCCTGAAAGTTGGATAGGATGGCCCTTACGTAAGGATTATATTGCCCCCAATTTTTATGAAATACAAGATGCTCATTGA
- the LOC117281256 gene encoding LOW QUALITY PROTEIN: ATP synthase subunit beta, chloroplastic (The sequence of the model RefSeq protein was modified relative to this genomic sequence to represent the inferred CDS: inserted 1 base in 1 codon): MRINPTTSGSEVSTLEKKXPGRVIQIIGPVLDVAFPPGKMPNIYNALVVQDRDSVGQPINVACEVQQLLGNNRVRAVAMSATDGLTRGMEVIDTGAPISVPVGGATLGRIFNVLGEPVDNLGPVDTNTTSPIHRSAPAFIQLDTKLSIFETGIKVVDLLAPYRRGGKIGLFGGAGVGKTVLIMELINNIAKAHGGVSVFGGVGERTREGNDLYMEMKESGVINEENIAESKVALVYGQMNEPPGARMRVGLTALTMAEYFRDVNEQDVLLFIDNIFRFVQAGSEVSALLGRMPSAVGYQPTLSTEMGSLQERITSTKEGSITSIQAVYVPADDLTDPAPATTFAHLDATTVLSRGLAAKGIYPAVDPLDSTSTMLQPRIVGEEHYETAQRVKQTLQRYKELQDIIAILGLDELSEEDRLLVARARKIERFLSQPFFVAEVFTGSPGKYVGLAETIRGFQLILSGELDGLPEQAFYLVGNIDEATAKAMNLEMESNLKK, translated from the exons atgagAATCAATCCTACTACTTCTGGTTCTGAGGTTTCCACGCTTGAAAAAA AACCGGGGCGTGTCATCCAAATCATCGGTCCGGTACTAGATGTAGCCTTTCCCCCGGGCAAGATGCCGAATATTTATAACGCTCTGGTAGTTCAAGATCGAGATAGTGTTGGTCAACCAATCAATGTGGCTTGTGAGGTACAGCAATTATTAGGAAATAATCGAGTTAGGGCTGTAGCTATGAGTGCTACAGACGGTCTAACGAGAGGAATGGAAGTGATTGACACAGGAGCTCCTATAAGTGTTCCGGTCGGGGGGGCGACTCTTGGACGAATTTTTAACGTGCTCGGAGAGCCTGTTGATAATTTAGGGCCTGTAGATACTAATACAACGTCTCCTATTCATAGATCTGCGCCTGCCTTTATACAGTTGGATACAAAATTATCTATTTTTGAAACAGGAATTAAGGTAGTAGATCTTTTAGCCCCTTATCGCCGTGGAGGAAAAATCGGACTATTCGGGGGAGCTGGAGTGGGTAAAACAGTACTTATTATGGAATTGATTAACAATATTGCTAAAGCTCACGGGGGCGTATCCGTATTTGGCGGAGTGGGTGAACGTACTCGGGAAGGAAATGATCTTTACATGGAAATGAAAGAATCTGGAGTGATTAATGAAGAAAATATTGCAGAATCAAAAGTGGCCCTAGTTTACGGTCAGATGAATGAACCGCCGGGAGCTCGTATGAGAGTTGGTTTGACTGCCCTAACTATGGCGGAATATTTCCGAGATGTTAATGAGCAAGACGTACTTCTATTTATTGACAATATCTTCCGTTTCGTCCAAGCAGGATCCGAAGTATCGGCCTTATTGGGTAGAATGCCTTCCGCTGTGGGTTATCAACCCACCCTGAGTACCGAAATGGGTTCTTTACAAGAAAGAATTACTTCTACCAAAGAAGGGTCCATAACCTCTATTCAAGCAGTTTATGTACCCGCAGATGATTTGACTGACCCTGCTCCTGCTACGACATTTGCACATTTAGATGCTACTACCGTACTATCAAGAGGATTGGCTGCCAAAGGTATTTATCCAGCAGTAGATCCTTTAGATTCAACGTCAACCATGCTTCAACCTCGGATCGTTGGTGAGGAACATTACGAAACCGCCCAAAGAGTTAAGCAAACTTTACAACGTTACAAAGAACTTCAGGACATTATAGCTATCCTTGGATTGGACGAATTATCCGAAGAGGATCGTTTACTCGTAGCAAGAGCGCGAAAAATTGAGCGTTTCTTATCACAACCCTTTTTCGTAGCAGAAGTATTTACCGGTTCTCCAGGGAAATATGTTGGTCTAGCAGAAACAATTCGAGGATTTCAATTGATCCTTTCCGGAGAATTAGATGGTCTTCCTGAACAGGCCTTTTATTTGGTAGGTAATATCGATGAAGCTACCGCGAAGGCTATGAACTTAGAAATGGAGAGCAATTTGAAGAAATGA